In Vibrio fortis, the sequence TTCTGCTTGCTCAAGCGAGTACCGAATCCCAAACACAAGCCGTCGGTAATCAAACGGGTGGTCGCGTATTTTTGTTTCTTCAAACCAATGACTTTTGGCGTGACTATGAATCCATGAAAGCCAAAGGTGTAACGTTTAACGAAGAGCCTAGAGTTGAAGAGTACGGAACTGTGGTTGTGTTTCAGGACCTGTACGGAAATAAGTGGGATCTGCTGCAGCTAAACCGAAGCGGAAACTAGCCGACATAACAGACGATAGCAATCAGGCGGTAGTGATGGAACTGAGAGAATTTAGACAGGAAGACTACGATACTCTGATTCATTGGATAGACTCAGAACGACTCAACTATCAGTGGGGCGGTCCGAACTTTGATTTTCCATTAGATCACGATCAACTCGAGCACCATTGCGTGAAAGCTGAGGTTCTGCCATTTATCTTCATCTCAAATGGAGAGGAAGCGGGCTATGTTGAGTTGTTCAAAGTGTCCGGTTCTCAG encodes:
- a CDS encoding VOC family protein, with translation MTKAVQQQIGNIALVVENYDDAIEFYTQKLQFTLVEDTDLGGGKRWVQVAPPNSNGTNLLLAQASTESQTQAVGNQTGGRVFLFLQTNDFWRDYESMKAKGVTFNEEPRVEEYGTVVVFQDLYGNKWDLLQLNRSGN